A window of Mesotoga sp. UBA6090 genomic DNA:
GCTATACTCTCTTGCCGCACTTTCGGTATTCATAGAATATCGTGTACACATTTCTTGTCCATTATCAACGAGATCTACGACACTTTTAGCAATAGTCAGTGGATCCGATGAAGTCAATTCCACACCAACCATATACTTCTCTATTAGAGATTTCCCGGCCTTGAAAGTAACGAGAATTGGCTTTCTGGCTGCGAAATAATCAAATAACTTGTTCATTGAAACTCCATACCGAAATAAGGGGATATTATCTCCACAAATAACGTTGAGTTGAGCTTTGCTAGTAATATATGGAATGTACTTCTTCTCAACCCATCCTTTAAATATTACATTATCGATTTTTTCATCAATAATTCTCTTCTTCAGCGATGCCAATTCATCACCGTCACCCCAAATAAGGAAACGGATTTTCTTATTGGTTATTAATTTAGCGGCATCCAATAGCTTACCTACTTTATTGACTCTTCTTATTGAACCTGTGTATACTACTTTGAAAAGATCATCGTTTTTAAGATCCTCGTCTTCAATTATGTGGCTGTTCCTGTTGTGCTCAAAATCCTCAAGGTCTACACCATTGTTTATGTGATATACCTTCTCTATATCAATAGGACCTCTGTGCTCTTTGTCCCAACCCTTATCAATGATGTAATCTTTTCCACCTTCCATCGTGAAAATCAGCTTGTCTGCCTTCTTATATATCCATTTCTCTCCGGCATACAGTAGTTTAGCCAAAACACTACTTGATCGCATTTTTCCGTATGCTATTATACTTTCTGGCCATAGGTCGCGCACTTCACAAATACATTGAACTCCAAATCTTTTTGCAATTTTTATTCCTGCTACTAAAGTAAGGGGATGAACACTAGATGCAAGAACTACATCAGGACTTCCATAAGCGTCCGCATATTCTTTAGCAACTAAGAATATGTTTCTATAGAAGGAATACATATTCCTTACTCGGTCTAGACCGTTGCTCAAGTAGTTTGTTGTTTTAACGAAAACAAACGGTATGCCATCAATTTCATTTGTGTTCCATTTCCCTCGTTCTATTTTTATTAGCTGATTCTTTGTGTTGTGTCTTGTATTTGCACAGAAAATGGTCGGCTGATACCCATCTCTAATTAGGTACTTAGCAAACCAGTAATGACGTCCACCTCTTTTGAAAAACATATCTGTGGCATAGTGATTAAGAATCCATACTTTTGTTTTCATAAAGCAGTCCACTTTGCCTTCATGTAGGTTGTGCAATATGTTTGAAGTTGACTAGTAAACAAATCTCTCATTTCGCCGGTACTCCCATTACCTTTTTGTTGTCTTGTATTGTATTAACTATGACACTGCCTGCGCCAACAATTACCCTTGATCCAATTTCAATTCCGTGTATTACCGATGCTCCAGTTCCCACATGAGAACCTGCACCTACTTTGACTGAGCCGCTCAAGGTCACACCCGGTGCGATATGAACATGGTCTCCAATCATGCAATCGTGGTCTATGATCACCCCGGTGTTTATGATGCAGTTCTTGCCGATCTTTGTTCCGGGGTTTATTATCGCTCCCGGCATTATTACAGTGCCTTCGTCTATCTCTACTGACTCGTCAACTATTGAGTCTATGGAGATAATTAACGGGATTTCGAATCCAATATGCTTGAGCATTTCAAAGAGTCTGATCCTGTTATCAGGAATGCCTACACTTCCAAGAGTGACGAAGGCGTATTTGATACCTCCATTGTGCAACTCTTCCAGTTGATCATCCGTGTATCTGGTCTCTATTCCCAAGACTTCTTCACCAAGGTTCTCTTCTAGATCGGAGATACCTGTTATGTTGAACGTATCCAGCCTTTTTAAGATAGAGATCACCACTTTGCAATGACCTCCGCCGCCGACAAGAACAATGTCAGGCTTTAATGACATCAACGATACTCCTTGCCACAAACTCCGCTTGCTCCTCGCTATTCAGCGTAGAGCTAGGGAGATTCAGCCCCTTTTCGTACAGTTCGTATGAGTTGGGGTATTCTTTTCTTTTATATTTAGCGTATGGGGGGAATTCCGTTATCGGGACAAATACTCTTCTCGTCGGTATTCCCTTTTCTTTGAGTTCTTTCTGGATCTGGGGGATGCCTTTTGTCGGGTGGTTTATCTTTATAGACGAGAGCCACCAGGAGCTAACAGAATCGTGATATTCTTCCTGAAACTCTATTTCCTTTACGCATGTGAGTATTTCTCTGTATATTTCGCAGTATCTCTTTTTTTTCTGGAGAAAATCGGGCAGTCTTTCGAACTGGGCCAGACCGAGCGAGGCTTCGAGGTTAGTCATGCGGTAGTTGAAGCCGATCTCGGGGTGGTAATAGCCCTTGCTTTCGTCTCTGGCCTGGTTGACGAGGAATTTCATGTGGTCTGCAAGTTTTTCGTCGTTTGTGGTTATCATTCCACCGCCGCCAGTGGTGATGACTTTGTTCCCATTGAAAGAGAAGCAGGCCATAGAGCCGAAGGTGCCTGTCATTTGTCCGTGAACCGAAGCTCCTAGGCTTTCGGTCGCGTCTTCAATAATGGGTATGCCGTATGATTCAGAGATCTTCGTTAGCGCGTCCATATCGCAGGGGTTTCCGTAGATGTGAACGGGGAGTATTGCCTTTGTCTTCTTTGTTATAGCCTTCTCCACCTGTTCCGGAATCATGTTCCAGCTGGAGGGATCGATATCGACAAAAACCGGAGTCGCGCCCACATAGACTATGGGATTTACCGAGGCGATGAAGGTGATGACTGGGACGATCACTTCGTCTCCCGGGCCAACGCCGAGTTCATGGAGCGCGAGGTGAATTGCGGCTGTGCCGCTCTGGGTAGAGACGGCCCGCTTGGTGCCCACGTACCGGGCGAACTTATCCTCGAACTCCGGTATGAATGGCCCTGCAGTCGAGACGAACGTAGAGTCGACGCATTTGAGCAGGTATTGCTTTTCGAGTTCTCCGAGGTTTGGTGCATCGAGGAATATCGTATCCATCTTCATCACCTACACGTTATATATGTCGGGTTTATAGTACTCCATGTTGTTCTCGAGCCAGGCTATCGTTTCTTTGAGGCCTTCCTCGAGAGTGTGTCTAGGCTCCCAACCGGTTAGCTCTTTTGCCTTCGAGCTGTCGCAGAGCAGCCTTTCGACCTCACTCTTTTCGGGCCTTATTCTCTGGTCGTCTATCTCAATTTTGAGCTCTTTATTCATTAGGCTCGCGATCAATTGCGCGAGGTCCTTTATGGATATCTCTCTGTTCGAGCCGAGGTTTATCACTTCTCCTGTGCTTCTCTCATGAAGACCTACATGATGGAAGCCCTCGCAGGTGTTCAGCACGTAGTTCATGTCTCTGGTTGCCTCTAGGTTGCCGAGCTTTATGCTCTTCTTTCCGGCTAGGAGCTGAGAGATGATTGTGGGGATCACAGCCCTCGCCGACTGTCTCGGGCCGAAGGTG
This region includes:
- a CDS encoding glycosyltransferase family 4 protein translates to MKTKVWILNHYATDMFFKRGGRHYWFAKYLIRDGYQPTIFCANTRHNTKNQLIKIERGKWNTNEIDGIPFVFVKTTNYLSNGLDRVRNMYSFYRNIFLVAKEYADAYGSPDVVLASSVHPLTLVAGIKIAKRFGVQCICEVRDLWPESIIAYGKMRSSSVLAKLLYAGEKWIYKKADKLIFTMEGGKDYIIDKGWDKEHRGPIDIEKVYHINNGVDLEDFEHNRNSHIIEDEDLKNDDLFKVVYTGSIRRVNKVGKLLDAAKLITNKKIRFLIWGDGDELASLKKRIIDEKIDNVIFKGWVEKKYIPYITSKAQLNVICGDNIPLFRYGVSMNKLFDYFAARKPILVTFKAGKSLIEKYMVGVELTSSDPLTIAKSVVDLVDNGQEMCTRYSMNTESAAREYSFDNLTRRLIEIIEME
- a CDS encoding acetyltransferase, whose protein sequence is MSLKPDIVLVGGGGHCKVVISILKRLDTFNITGISDLEENLGEEVLGIETRYTDDQLEELHNGGIKYAFVTLGSVGIPDNRIRLFEMLKHIGFEIPLIISIDSIVDESVEIDEGTVIMPGAIINPGTKIGKNCIINTGVIIDHDCMIGDHVHIAPGVTLSGSVKVGAGSHVGTGASVIHGIEIGSRVIVGAGSVIVNTIQDNKKVMGVPAK
- a CDS encoding LegC family aminotransferase, with protein sequence MDTIFLDAPNLGELEKQYLLKCVDSTFVSTAGPFIPEFEDKFARYVGTKRAVSTQSGTAAIHLALHELGVGPGDEVIVPVITFIASVNPIVYVGATPVFVDIDPSSWNMIPEQVEKAITKKTKAILPVHIYGNPCDMDALTKISESYGIPIIEDATESLGASVHGQMTGTFGSMACFSFNGNKVITTGGGGMITTNDEKLADHMKFLVNQARDESKGYYHPEIGFNYRMTNLEASLGLAQFERLPDFLQKKKRYCEIYREILTCVKEIEFQEEYHDSVSSWWLSSIKINHPTKGIPQIQKELKEKGIPTRRVFVPITEFPPYAKYKRKEYPNSYELYEKGLNLPSSTLNSEEQAEFVARSIVDVIKA